One part of the Flavobacterium johnsoniae UW101 genome encodes these proteins:
- a CDS encoding DUF2911 domain-containing protein: protein MKKIILLSFIIIQSLSISAQEKVQIKLTSASPSASFQQEIGSSTVKISYSRPLVRGRKIFGELVPFGKLWRTGASDCTTISTNEDIAFGNNILKAGTYSVFSIPSENEWTIIINSDITLHGETGYDEKKDVMRFTVPTEKTIDFYETFTIELNDINSKGEGFLKIEWENTMVKIPMKSKADKEILALIDKYIIKEKSQNATLLFQAANYYSATGRANNQAVSWLAEAEKLDPENFYYPTLRQKVSLELKDYPNAIEAAKKALTIAEQKKMKGTEKLKNQIEELQLLLKSK, encoded by the coding sequence ATGAAAAAAATAATTCTGCTAAGCTTCATTATTATACAATCGTTATCAATTTCTGCACAAGAAAAAGTTCAAATTAAACTTACTTCTGCAAGCCCTTCGGCATCATTTCAACAAGAAATCGGAAGCTCAACAGTCAAAATATCCTATAGCAGGCCCTTAGTAAGAGGGCGAAAAATATTTGGCGAATTAGTGCCTTTTGGTAAGCTCTGGCGAACAGGCGCCAGCGATTGTACGACCATAAGTACTAATGAAGATATCGCTTTTGGAAATAATATTTTGAAAGCAGGAACTTATTCTGTATTCTCAATTCCTTCAGAAAATGAGTGGACTATCATTATCAATAGTGATATTACTTTACATGGCGAAACTGGTTATGATGAGAAAAAAGATGTTATGCGTTTTACCGTTCCTACAGAAAAAACGATTGATTTTTACGAAACTTTTACCATTGAATTAAATGACATCAACAGTAAAGGAGAAGGCTTCCTTAAAATAGAATGGGAAAATACCATGGTTAAAATACCTATGAAAAGCAAAGCTGACAAAGAAATTTTAGCTCTAATTGACAAATATATTATTAAAGAAAAAAGTCAAAATGCTACTTTATTGTTTCAGGCAGCAAATTATTATTCAGCCACGGGTAGAGCAAACAATCAAGCAGTATCGTGGTTAGCTGAAGCTGAAAAATTAGATCCCGAAAATTTTTATTATCCCACTTTAAGACAGAAAGTATCTTTAGAACTGAAGGATTATCCCAATGCTATTGAGGCAGCAAAAAAAGCCTTAACAATTGCAGAACAGAAAAAAATGAAGGGTACTGAAAAATTAAAAAATCAGATTGAAGAGTTACAATTATTACTTAAAAGTAAATAA